One Archocentrus centrarchus isolate MPI-CPG fArcCen1 chromosome 10, fArcCen1, whole genome shotgun sequence genomic region harbors:
- the LOC115787140 gene encoding signal-regulatory protein beta-2-like, with the protein MVVLWITLLFLQQAYSLMPAKIVQLGESATLTCALPEQLSSRAVYWYKQSIGETLNLIAALYKTTAPEYGPEFSKSRFNVNIDENFSSLSILKTVQEDEGIYHCGITEWINAEWSGTYLFVKGNTQRASIYTVVQQPVESKLVHPGDTETLHCSVFSDSENETCPGDHNVFWFRAGSHKSHPNILYTHKNGHRECENRSESLRRCLYHFSKNISSSDAGTYYCAVATCGDILFGNGTTLELGRENAISGAQNDKLHQATEADEELNYAALNFSERKTRARRKQEFAEDGIYSQVTG; encoded by the exons ATGGTGGTGTTATGGATAACATTACTTTTTCTTCAACAAGCAT ACTCTCTGATGCCAGCAAAAATAGTCCAGCTTGGTGAATCAGCAACCTTAACATGTGCTTTGCCCGAACAGCTCAGCAGTAGAGCAGTCTACTGGTACAAGCAGAGCATTGGGGAAACTCTTAACTTAATAGCGGCTCTGTATAAAACTACAGCACCAGAGTATGGTCCTGAATTTTCCAAATCAAGATTTAATGTAAATATTGATGAGAATTTCAGCAGCTTGTCCATTCTGAAGACAGTCCAAGAGGATGAGGGAATCTATCACTGTGGAATCACAGAGTGGATTAATGCTGAATGGAGTGGGACATATTTGTTTGTCAAAG GAAACACTCAAAGAGCTTCAATCTATACTGTTGTCCAGCAGCCTGTAGAATCAAAACTAGTCCATCCAGGAGACACAGAGACTCTTCACTGCTCAGTCTTCTCTGACTCTGAGAATGAGACATGTCCAGGAGATCATAATGTGTTCTGGTTCAGAGCAGGATCACATAAATCTCATCCAAACATCCTCTACACTCATAAAAATGGACATCGTGAATGTGAGAATAGATCTGAGTCTCTAAGAAGATGTCTTTATCACTTCTCAAAGAACATCAGCTCCTCTGATGCTGGGACTTATTACTGTGCTGTGGCCACATGCGGGGATatattatttggaaatggaacTACACTTGAACTTG GAAGAGAAAATGCTATATCAGGAGCCCAAAATGACAAATTGCACCAAGCG ACTGAAGCTGATGAAGAGCTAAACTATGCTGCACTGAATTTCTccgaaagaaaaacaagagcaaGAAGGAAGCAAGAGTTTGCTGAGGACGGCATCTACTCTCAAGTTACAGGCTGA